One segment of Rhipicephalus sanguineus isolate Rsan-2018 chromosome 6, BIME_Rsan_1.4, whole genome shotgun sequence DNA contains the following:
- the LOC119397621 gene encoding kelch-like protein 10, whose protein sequence is MNDVAFTSLATLRTSDGGSIAVFKDELSACSAYFNSLFNGPLSKASQGDFLIPGVTTEELLAIVAYASTGDVAITADNVEHLSVAADQLLVDGLLDECCAFMSRNVELSNCVRVLEMARFFHLESLRKQVLRFLLDNFERVYSENCHFHGLSLQNLVDLLASDELKVRREETVWEAVVSWIKADPSERSVCLDKLLPHIRFCLMKDSYLKKVVMRNAFVSKNTPCKAIVKRCYKIQQSGRDACLLNPTRSMFVQRVPSEIMFVYGGIHRGYKSNTWEVYDYKTNEWNTVKTDFRQDLIFGLQCVSVGHKIYVLGADILKLCPFCYCFDAAAVEWSAIKPMNQLRAFFGVAVLSDCVYCIGGSPNGVVTLDTAEKYDTATDTWRTVGRMNQPRLGASAASCAGRVYIVGGMSTDKLLHSAEAYDPKTDKWTIIAPMKSERLFHGLVSYRNKIYVIGGLSRKSSLCEVYDPKSGKWAKGSKTKTFTDKVVAVVLDDKIYAIGEANQKDYKRCLEYFSGDDRKWHAIPGYAPPRWFYTACVIKNLPNAMDYINRPKAIDYNFACAVL, encoded by the coding sequence ATGAACGATGTTGCCTTCACCTCGCTGGCCACCCTTCGAACCTCCGATGGCGGAAGCATCGCGGTCTTCAAGGACGAGCTCAGTGCCTGCAGCGCGTACTTCAATTCGCTCTTCAACGGGCCGCTATCCAAGGCGAGCCAAGGCGACTTCCTCATCCCCGGAGTGACCACGGAAGAACTACTTGCTATCGTTGCGTACGCCAGCACGGGAGACGTGGCCATCACGGCCGACAACGTCGAACACCTGAGCGTCGCGGCGGATCAGCTACTCGTCGATGGTCTGCTGGACGAGTGCTGCGCGTTCATGTCGCGGAACGTGGAACTGAGCAACTGCGTCAGGGTCCTGGAGATGGCGCGCTTCTTTCACCTCGAATCGCTGCGCAAGCAAGTGCTTCGCTTCCTGCTCGACAACTTCGAGCGGGTGTACTCGGAAAATTGCCACTTTCACGGCCTGAGCCTGCAGAACTTGGTCGACCTGCTGGCGTCGGACGAACTCAAGGTACGCCGCGAGGAGACCGTGTGGGAAGCGGTTGTGTCTTGGATCAAGGCCGATCCCAGTGAACGCAGTGTTTGTCTGGACAAGCTGCTGCCGCACATTCGTTTCTGCCTTATGAAGGACAGCTATCTGAAAAAGGTGGTGATGCGCAACGCTTTCGTCTCCAAGAACACGCCTTGCAAGGCGATCGTCAAGCGTTGCTACAAAATTCAGCAGTCCGGACGCGACGCGTGCCTCCTAAATCCCACTCGCAGCATGTTTGTGCAGCGGGTGCCTTCCGAGATTATGTTCGTGTACGGTGGCATCCACCGCGGTTACAAGAGCAACACCTGGGAGGTGTACGACTACAAGACCAACGAGTGGAACACCGTGAAGACGGACTTCAGACAGGACCTGATCTTCGGCCTGCAGTGCGTCTCGGTGGGTCACAAAATATACGTCCTGGGCGCCGACATCTTGAAGCTGTGCCCGTTCTGTTACTGTTTCGACGCGGCCGCCGTGGAGTGGTCGGCCATAAAGCCGATGAATCAACTGCGGGCTTTCTTCGGGGTAGCCGTTCTCAGTGACTGCGTGTACTGCATTGGTGGTTCGCCCAACGGTGTCGTCACGCTGGACACCGCCGAGAAGTACGACACCGCCACGGACACTTGGCGCACCGTGGGCCGCATGAACCAACCTCGGCTCGGCGCCAGCGCAGCCTCTTGCGCCGGCCGCGTCTACATCGTTGGCGGCATGTCTACGGATAAGCTGCTTCACTCGGCCGAAGCGTACGACCCCAAGACTGATAAGTGGACGATAATTGCGCCCATGAAGAGTGAGCGTCTCTTTCACGGCCTCGTTTCGTACAGGAACAAAATCTACGTCATTGGCGGGCTCTCGAGAAAGTCCAGCTTGTGCGAGGTCTATGATCCAAAGAGTGGTAAGTGGGCCAAGGGCTCCAAGACCAAGACCTTCACTGACAAGGTTGTGGCTGTGGTTTTGGACGACAAGATTTACGCCATAGGCGAGGCCAACCAGAAGGACTACAAGCGCTGCCTCGAGTACTTCTCGGGTGATGACCGGAAGTGGCACGCAATTCCGGGCTACGCGCCGCCGCGCTGGTTCTACACAGCCTGCGTGATCAAGAATCTGCCTAACGCTATGGACTACATCAACAGACCCAAGGCAATTGATTACAACTTTGCCTGCGCTGTGCTGTAA
- the LOC119398065 gene encoding cyclin-dependent kinase 1 has product MNNYVIMEKIGEGTYGVVYKAKCKVNNKIVAMKKIRVEGEEEGVPATTIREVTLLRELTHENIVRLVDVVMTGSKAIHLVFEYMTMDLRKHLDTLPENKIVDGAVVKKYLRQIVDAILFCHRRRVLHRDLKPANLLIDDNGDIKVADFGLCRAFTLPVRVFTHEVVTLWYRAPEILMGASRYSTPVDVWSIGCIFFELLSGKVLFRGDSEIDQLFRIFRVLGTPTVETWPEVTQLPNFKPSFPNWRKNIVAELLPDAESEAVDLLLKMLIYSPRERISAKDAAAHSYLAGSSDPKQAADTAEKKGA; this is encoded by the coding sequence ATGAACAACTACGTCATTATGGAGAAGATCGGCGAAGGCACGTACGGTGTCGTCTACAAGGCAAAGTGCAAGGTCAACAACAAGATCGTCGCGATGAAGAAGATCCGAGTCGAGGGCGAAGAGGAAGGCGTGCCGGCCACGACCATACGAGAGGTGACCCTTCTCCGGGAGCTAACGCACGAGAACATAGTGCGTCTCGTAGACGTTGTCATGACGGGGTCCAAGGCTATACACTTGGTCTTCGAGTATATGACCATGGACCTTAGGAAGCACTTGGATACGCTGCCCGAGAACAAGATCGTGGACGGCGCCGTCGTTAAGAAGTACCTCCGTCAGATCGTAGACGCCATCCTCTTCTGCCACCGGCGGCGAGTTCTGCACCGCGACCTCAAGCCAGCCAACCTGCTTATCGACGACAACGGTGACATCAAGGTGGCCGACTTCGGCTTGTGCCGCGCGTTTACGCTGCCCGTGCGCGTCTTCACCCACGAGGTGGTCACATTGTGGTACCGGGCGCCCGAGATTCTCATGGGCGCCAGCCGTTACTCGACACCGGTCGACGTGTGGAGTATCGGCTGCATCTTCTTCGAGCTGCTCAGCGGCAAAGTTCTCTTCCGCGGGGACTCGGAGATCGACCAACTGTTCCGCATCTTCCGCGTCCTCGGCACGCCGACGGTCGAAACGTGGCCCGAAGTGACGCAACTGCCCAACTTCAAGCCGTCCTTTCCCAACTGGAGGAAGAACATCGTGGCCGAGCTGCTTCCCGATGCGGAAAGCGAGGCGGTCGATCTGCTTCTCAAGATGCTTATCTACAGCCCTCGCGAGAGGATATCggccaaagacgccgccgcgcacTCCTACTTGGCCGGATCGAGCGATCCCAAGCAGGCGGCCGACACCGCCGAGAAAAAAGGGGCATGA